The genome window CATCGTCTGCGCTGTCGCCCTCCTGTGCATCGGCTTCTTCGCGCACATGCCGCCTTCCGTAGGCCAGGCGCAGCCCTCCTCACTTGAACTCACGCATTACGCGTTTCCCGACGGCACCTTGCCAGTGCTCTGCCTGCCCGGCGACGAAGGCGGCAACGCGGGTATGGGCAAGGGCTGCTCGGCGTGCCGCCTGAACGCCGATTTCGCCCTGCCGGTGCCGCAGGGCATGACGGCCTGGCTTTTACCGCGCCTCGAACGCGACTTGCCGCCGACGCAGGTTCAGGCGCCCGGCCGCCATCTCGTGCCGGCCAACGCCTCGCCGCGCGCCCCTCCTTCCATCCGGACTGCCTGAATGAAGCTGCTCGCCGCAGCATTTCGCAGTTCGCGCCGCGTGGCCGGCGCAGGTCAGGATGCCCCATCATGCTGGACAGTTCCGTCATAGGCACAGAGATGCCGCCCTCCATCACCTTCACCCTCGGAGAACACCGTTACGAGCGCAGCACCGAAAGCCGCGTCGTTTCCGCCGGGACGCCGCTGTTTCCCGCCGGCCTCGGCAGCGCCGGGACCGTGCGCATCGTCGAGGGGGCCGTCTGCCTCTATCAGCAGGCGGGCGACGGCGGCCGGCGGATCCTCGACATTCTCGGGCCGGGCCATCTCGTCGGCGCCTTCCTGACCGACCTTGCCGCCTGCAACGTCCTGGCGCTGACGCGCACGCGCCTTGCGGCCGTAGCCGCCTCCGAGGAGCCGGCGAGGATCGCCGAGGCCACCCGCACCATGCTGAAGCGCGCCCAGTCGCATGCGCTGCTCCTGCGCGGCAACGCCGTGTCGGAGCGCGTCGCCAGCTGCCTCATCGACCTCGAGCGGCAGTTCGGCGGCGAGTTCGGCACGGGGCCGGACGGGGAGACGACCTTCACGCTTCACCTCACCCGCGCCGACCTGGCCGACTGGCTCGGCCTGACGCTGACCAGCGTCAGCCGCGGCCTCAACGCCTTCAAGCGCGCCGGGCTCATCGCCTTCGACCACCCCAAGGTCATCACCATACGCGACCGCGAGGGCCTCGAAGTGCTGGCGTCGGGGCAGGGCGAGCCGGCGCGGCGCAGGCTGCCGCAGGCCGCGGGGCTCTGATCCCGCGCCTGTGCCACCCATGTTGGTGCAGTTGCTCCTTGATCTGGCGCGGCCGGAGTGTGAGGGTTGCGGCTATCAGGTTGCAACCCTTTGACGAATGAGGTCGACGATGACGGACAGTGAACTTTCCGCCCGGCGCAGCGCGGCGATCGCGCGGGGCGTCGGGGTTTCGACGCAGGTCTATGCCGAGCGGGCCGAGAACGCCGAGATCTGGGATGCGTCGGGCCGGCGCTACATCGACTTCGCTGCCGGCATCGCCGTCGTCAACACCGGCCACCGCCATCCCCGCGTCATGGCGGCGGTCAGGGACCAGATCGAGAAATTCACCCACACCTGCCATCAGGTCGTGCCCTACGAGAGCTACGTCGCGCTGGCAGAGCGGCTGAACGGGCTGACGCCCGGCGACTTCGCCAAGAAGACGGTCTTCGTCACCACCGGCGCGGAGGCGGTCGAGAACGCGGTCAAGATCGCGCGCGGCGCGACCGGGCGCTCGGGCGTCATCGCCTTCGGCGGCGCCTTCCACGGCCGCACCTTCCTCGGCATGTCGCTGACCGG of Aquamicrobium sp. contains these proteins:
- a CDS encoding Crp/Fnr family transcriptional regulator, which gives rise to MLDSSVIGTEMPPSITFTLGEHRYERSTESRVVSAGTPLFPAGLGSAGTVRIVEGAVCLYQQAGDGGRRILDILGPGHLVGAFLTDLAACNVLALTRTRLAAVAASEEPARIAEATRTMLKRAQSHALLLRGNAVSERVASCLIDLERQFGGEFGTGPDGETTFTLHLTRADLADWLGLTLTSVSRGLNAFKRAGLIAFDHPKVITIRDREGLEVLASGQGEPARRRLPQAAGL